In Cytophagales bacterium, the following are encoded in one genomic region:
- a CDS encoding DNA/RNA non-specific endonuclease codes for MDRTGYDPNFLGEGIKVRPPKFSPRIDGVVFRGDELRDGIYLDYIHYSIVMNKKTRQLLYAASNIDQDNWMKYKRHSDDWNLDSRMPEELQLDNNYYKGVENPYDRGHLVRRANNCWAVPKTKENVKKANDDTFFYTNASLQHQYFNQDEWLALEDMFLNWELGKNGKLCILTGPVHRPFDRCFHRTWDDAARIPSAFFKIICYIGIESDKLETRAFLLYQDEEFTNNYRNGKKYVATNRFAKYQVSIADIENLTGLEFDSALPDSNPIYFNTPEDPNAVNRVYRYPERVPIVIKQDLVHNILANRETQEAKEEDKNLVIVAAMVNPEGRDSKKNEWVSLLNVSNDKIDLDGWALWNSRGKTAPLSGTVEAGESIRISFAKHDFSLVNADVHLILRNPKKDTVDIVSYTRKEAEESGHAIVFR; via the coding sequence ATGGACAGAACAGGTTATGATCCTAATTTCTTAGGGGAAGGCATCAAAGTGAGGCCTCCCAAATTTTCACCAAGAATCGACGGTGTTGTATTTCGCGGTGATGAACTTCGTGACGGTATTTATCTGGATTACATTCATTATTCAATTGTAATGAATAAGAAAACGCGCCAATTACTTTACGCCGCTTCTAATATCGATCAGGATAATTGGATGAAATATAAACGGCATTCAGACGATTGGAACCTCGATTCCAGGATGCCTGAAGAGCTTCAATTAGACAATAACTATTATAAAGGAGTAGAAAATCCTTATGATAGAGGCCATCTGGTGCGCCGGGCCAATAACTGTTGGGCAGTACCAAAAACTAAAGAAAATGTAAAAAAAGCCAATGACGATACGTTCTTCTATACGAATGCCTCGCTACAACATCAGTATTTTAATCAGGACGAGTGGCTAGCGTTAGAGGACATGTTTCTCAATTGGGAACTGGGTAAAAATGGAAAACTCTGTATTTTGACAGGACCGGTACATCGTCCTTTCGACCGGTGCTTTCATAGAACCTGGGATGATGCTGCTCGTATTCCTTCGGCCTTTTTCAAAATCATCTGTTATATAGGGATAGAATCAGACAAGTTGGAAACACGTGCATTTTTGCTTTATCAGGACGAGGAATTCACCAATAACTATCGTAATGGCAAAAAATATGTGGCCACTAATAGGTTTGCTAAGTATCAGGTGAGCATAGCCGATATCGAAAACCTGACCGGGTTAGAGTTTGATAGTGCACTTCCCGATTCAAATCCTATATATTTCAATACACCCGAAGATCCTAACGCAGTTAATCGAGTATACAGATATCCTGAGCGAGTCCCCATAGTGATAAAACAGGACCTTGTTCATAATATATTGGCAAATAGGGAAACGCAAGAAGCCAAAGAAGAAGACAAAAACCTGGTGATTGTGGCGGCCATGGTAAACCCTGAAGGTAGAGATTCTAAAAAAAATGAGTGGGTGAGTTTGCTTAACGTATCTAATGATAAGATAGATTTAGATGGTTGGGCACTTTGGAACTCTCGCGGTAAGACAGCTCCGCTTTCTGGCACTGTAGAGGCCGGTGAAAGTATCCGTATCAGTTTTGCTAAGCATGATTTCAGCCTGGTCAATGCAGATGTTCACCTTATCCTAAGAAACCCGAAAAAGGATACTGTTGATATCGTCTCTTACACTAGGAAAGAAGCAGAGGAATCAGGACATGCCATTGTTTTTCGGTAA
- a CDS encoding peptidase S10, protein MMKHFLLILCLMAPVFLFSQDKKESKPVTPPRSFTSTGEVNINSKNLSYETVAQEIHLKNNDGEAVAAFWSVSYFAKTGNADRPVMFIFNGGPGSASVWLHMGFFGPKVVKVPSGADEDDGAAPFQIIENNQCLLDLTDLVFIDPVGTGYSKVVGKGENKDYWGLNEDANSVAKFIRTWISKYNRWQSPKYIAGESFGTTRAAAVSQALEGGGQNMALNGIIMISQALDYAGSTSVHHNITSYLTYLPSMAATSWYHKKAGQGKSLEAFVQEARDFTYNTYGPALYKGAFLDDKESETIAEKVAYFTGLDKNYILNSDLRVLMPRYQKKLLENEGLTLGRLDGRYKGKEFDQTADRPTLGDAASYQISSAYTAALNHYFQNDLKVKMERPYLTGGQVGKWKWRDVPEGGYYEPSYVNTAPRLGASMRRNLSMRILVASGYYDLITPFFDAEYTFSRNGIPSERVEFTYYEGGHMMYNHQPSFDQLAKDIREFLSE, encoded by the coding sequence ATGATGAAGCATTTCCTATTGATCTTATGCCTTATGGCTCCTGTATTCTTGTTTTCACAAGACAAAAAGGAATCAAAGCCAGTAACGCCTCCTAGGAGCTTCACCTCAACCGGAGAAGTCAATATCAACAGTAAGAACTTGAGTTATGAGACGGTTGCTCAAGAAATTCACCTGAAGAATAATGACGGAGAGGCAGTAGCGGCTTTTTGGTCAGTTTCTTACTTTGCGAAAACTGGCAATGCCGACCGTCCTGTCATGTTTATTTTCAATGGCGGACCAGGTTCCGCCTCGGTGTGGTTACACATGGGCTTCTTCGGACCTAAGGTGGTCAAAGTTCCAAGTGGTGCCGATGAAGATGATGGTGCAGCCCCCTTTCAAATCATTGAGAATAACCAATGTCTACTTGATCTCACCGATTTGGTGTTCATAGATCCTGTCGGAACAGGTTACAGTAAAGTGGTAGGAAAAGGCGAAAACAAGGATTATTGGGGCTTGAACGAGGATGCTAACTCAGTGGCTAAATTTATCCGTACCTGGATCTCAAAATACAATCGCTGGCAATCACCCAAATACATTGCCGGAGAAAGCTTTGGTACCACGAGAGCTGCGGCAGTGAGTCAGGCATTGGAAGGCGGTGGCCAGAACATGGCCCTGAATGGGATCATTATGATCTCTCAGGCCCTGGATTATGCTGGTTCGACTTCTGTTCACCATAACATCACTTCTTACCTCACCTACTTACCGAGTATGGCGGCTACGTCGTGGTATCACAAGAAGGCAGGTCAGGGCAAATCTTTAGAAGCATTTGTGCAAGAAGCCCGGGACTTTACTTACAACACTTATGGGCCAGCTTTGTATAAAGGTGCCTTCCTGGACGACAAGGAAAGCGAAACCATAGCCGAGAAAGTGGCGTATTTCACCGGTTTGGATAAGAACTACATCTTAAACTCGGATTTACGAGTTTTGATGCCACGTTATCAAAAGAAGCTTTTAGAGAACGAAGGACTGACTTTAGGACGACTAGATGGTCGCTATAAAGGAAAGGAGTTTGATCAGACCGCAGACCGCCCTACGCTTGGAGATGCTGCCAGCTACCAAATTTCCAGTGCTTATACAGCGGCTCTGAATCACTATTTTCAAAATGACCTGAAAGTAAAAATGGAAAGACCTTACCTCACCGGAGGTCAAGTTGGTAAGTGGAAATGGCGTGATGTTCCTGAGGGAGGATACTATGAGCCTTCCTACGTAAATACCGCCCCTCGATTGGGAGCAAGTATGCGAAGAAACCTATCAATGAGGATACTGGTGGCCAGCGGTTATTACGATTTGATTACGCCATTTTTCGATGCGGAGTATACTTTTTCGCGAAATGGCATTCCTTCTGAGCGCGTCGAATTCACGTACTATGAAGGAGGGCATATGATGTACAATCATCAACCTTCTTTTGATCAATTAGCAAAGGATATAAGGGAGTTTTTGAGTGAGTGA
- a CDS encoding FKBP-type peptidyl-prolyl cis-trans isomerase, translated as MRKTGTHFFLVVIALGYLLGCKTDDNPVITETNSQDSIIVQHLRDVGNDSAVRDDNGIYAYPITINPGGQSTQGQIVSIYYTAQVLGGELIDVFDTNDGDPLILRQGVNAIYPVGLDLGLAQMNVGDTYGFIIPSNLAYDTLEFSTLIPANSIIEFTVEVIDVQLEAEINAAEVLAINQYIEDAHLDSLDLVPLDSVERVGVTNSIIYKRLQGGTPGTGPRDGQLVSIAYEARFMDDSVVFDNVVPGNPFDYPFNTNTVIPGLDIGIAEMEFNERALIIIPSFFGYRESAVVVPDYLTDEIIAGRIVPDYVERVGPYRILAFEVTLLNPN; from the coding sequence ATGAGGAAAACAGGTACTCATTTCTTTTTAGTTGTGATTGCCCTGGGGTATTTATTGGGTTGTAAAACCGATGATAACCCGGTAATTACAGAAACAAATTCACAGGACTCGATCATTGTTCAGCATCTGAGAGATGTTGGGAACGATAGTGCGGTTCGTGATGACAATGGCATTTATGCCTATCCAATCACCATTAATCCAGGTGGACAAAGCACTCAGGGTCAAATTGTATCAATTTATTATACGGCTCAGGTATTGGGTGGAGAACTCATTGATGTTTTCGATACCAATGATGGTGACCCGCTAATCCTACGACAAGGCGTTAATGCTATTTATCCCGTGGGATTAGATCTTGGTCTGGCCCAAATGAATGTTGGAGATACTTATGGATTTATTATTCCCAGCAATCTTGCTTACGATACCTTGGAATTTTCCACTTTGATCCCCGCCAATTCAATCATAGAATTCACGGTAGAAGTGATTGACGTCCAATTAGAAGCGGAAATCAATGCAGCAGAAGTATTGGCAATCAATCAATACATTGAAGATGCCCATTTGGATAGTTTGGATCTGGTGCCACTCGATTCTGTGGAACGTGTCGGAGTGACCAATTCAATCATTTATAAACGTCTTCAAGGAGGAACGCCAGGGACTGGCCCTAGAGATGGTCAGTTGGTCTCTATTGCCTATGAGGCCCGATTCATGGATGATAGCGTGGTTTTTGACAATGTGGTGCCTGGCAATCCTTTCGATTATCCCTTCAATACAAACACCGTAATACCTGGTTTAGATATTGGCATAGCAGAAATGGAGTTCAACGAGCGAGCATTGATCATCATTCCTTCATTTTTTGGCTATAGAGAAAGTGCGGTGGTGGTACCTGATTACCTGACTGATGAGATCATTGCTGGAAGAATAGTACCCGATTATGTAGAAAGAGTAGGGCCATATCGCATATTGGCATTCGAAGTAACACTCTTAAACCCCAACTAA